A section of the Trachemys scripta elegans isolate TJP31775 chromosome 10, CAS_Tse_1.0, whole genome shotgun sequence genome encodes:
- the GNG13 gene encoding guanine nucleotide-binding protein G(I)/G(S)/G(O) subunit gamma-13, protein MDEWDLPQWKKEVDSLKYQLAYKREMSSKTIPELMKWIEDSIPEDPFLNPELMKSNPWVEKGKCTIL, encoded by the exons ATGGATGAATGGGACCTTCCACAGTGGAAGAAGGAAGTAGACAGCCTGAAATACCAACTGGCTTACAAGAGGGAAATGTCTTCTAAAACAATACCTGA GTTGATGAAGTGGATAGAAGACAGCATTCCAGAAGATCCATTTCTGAATCCAGAGCTGATGAAAAGCAACCCTTGGgtggaaaaaggaaaatgtacCATACTCTAA